Genomic DNA from Theobroma cacao cultivar B97-61/B2 chromosome 3, Criollo_cocoa_genome_V2, whole genome shotgun sequence:
TATATCTCATGAAGATAAAGATAATACTTAAAGGATTTGATTTGGTTGGATTAAATTCTAATCTTTATCCAATCTAATTTATATCCAAatctaaatatataaaatcaaacacaaaaattcaaattagattAAACTTTTTGTGTCTAGTCTGTTGCGTTGTTTGACTTGATCTGAACTTTTGAGTTTTAATATAATAGATATTGacacatatattcataacattgTCTCATTGAATGTCGATTATATTAAGAATATATTCCATCAAAACCTTACTAGTAAAAAACctcattgaaaaaaattcgagtgaaggaaaaagagtatataattcttttcaggaatatgattttaaaattttatctcattaaaaaccttactAAGAAAAATGTAGAGGGAAAAACCTAGATGAATGAAAACAGTACAGTTTGTATTTTATTTCCCGTGATAACGACattatttaagattttttaaagCGGTCATTCTAATATTTTGTATCGACTTTTCAAATGTTATAATAGTAAGGGTTTTAGTGAATAACTATGTTAGATTGTCACTTGAACGAATTTATTAAACACTTatattactttttttctttgagtGAAGAGTTTTGgcaaaatatgttttattaCTGAGAAATCTATAGACTTGGCAATTCATGTTAACGTGTCGTAAATGTGTCAGACACGATTAGACACGAAATATGTTAAGGCTAAACATGAACACGACACATTTACTATTCGcatcttaaatttaaaacacataCACGTACACGTTTAATACACATGTAACacgacacgacacgattaataacacgtttaacacgattaacacgattaaataaaaatatttacaattaaatataattttattatttaaatttaaaatctataattataaaaataattatatatatgtatttttaataaatgttaatTAATCGACtttaaagaatataattttattattaatttttaataagttaataaatgtgtcatgtatacacatttaaacacgataacacgattaagtaAATCTGTTTAAACGTGTTTTAAATGTGTTTGTCGTATCTAACACGTTAAGACACAAAAATTTTCGTGTCTTAACGTGTTAGATATAATTAGACACGACACACGTTAAGACTAaatctaaaatctatttaacCCGTATCTTTTCATGTCgtattcaaaattatcaagTTTAGAAATCTATGATTCTCTTCAAAGACCATGTTACCTGTGGGTCTGGATGGGCTAGGACCAAAGCATAACCTTTTCAAAGGAAAATGTGGGTCAAACCCAACCTActcataatttatatttattattgttcaaataataaaaatatctttatatttatgttttaatcatatatatatatatgtattgaaattaaaattaaaattaaaatttttaattatatactaCTTTCGAGTCAAATTCAGATTAATTTGTgttttaaaacattaatttaaaaaatgtcaaaaacatttaatttaataataaatatatgtattccTCGATTTTTAAAACTGAATTcgaatatatttattttaaataaaataatcttaTTGAAACTCAATCATCTTTGAGCGAAGTTTGTGGATTTGGCTAGTGGTGGTTAGCTTGGTCTTTTCACGAAGTTAGCTAAGGCTTGGTAAAGGCTCAAGTggaaaagatttttcaaatatttttaaaattttttcttttatttgaaagtaaatttttttataaatatgaaatatttataaatataaaaattatgttgactGTCGTAGAATGTTTTCTCGTCCGAGAATTGCTTAGCACTAAGATGACATTATCAGAAGAGAAATTATTTGAAAGCTGCATATTTGTTGGGCGTAAGAGGAAGACCCTTTTCCTAGTTTTTTACTAACCATCCAAAGTAAGAAAGCACAAAAGATGGAGCATCAATGTCGGATCCTGGACACGTGGCAAACACCCAATGGAACGAGAGTTGCGACGAAAAGACAGTTAGTTTCCTACTTTACCGGCTCCTTTCTCCCACCATTGTCCCTTAGAAGCCCAATGGCAAACGGAATACCAAACAATCAAGAAATGATTCAAATTCCCactaatttcaaataatttagaaacttaattaaaaaaaaaaatttaatgtatCTCTTCCATTGACATGACACTTATACATTTAACAAAGCTTCATTGAACCTTTGATCAACGTGCACAGCTCTACATTCCTTTTTATCTCTTTGTCTTCTTAGGTTGGACTTGTCTCAACAATTTCATGGTAATGTTTCTATGATCTAGTTTTCATATTCATTAATGTTTTTGACAATGTTGATGATGATCAAAGCCTTAGTTTGTGGATGGTATGATATTTAgttttgtatatatatgattgtAGCATGTGAGCATTGATAAATTCAATCCATATTTTTTCATTAACCTGAAAATCTGGACTTCCATTCACTGTTTTATCATATATTCTAGCTGAGTTCTCTAATGGGTATTGTTtctttgtgtgtgtgtgtgtgtgttttaGCTCTTCTTTTGTGATTGCAAGACATACCCAGATTTTAGCAAGGTTGTAAAATTATCAATGgctgctttttcttttaaggaATTGTTAGCTTCTTTTATTCTCTGTATATCAGTCTCATTGACACATTTCTGAGATGGctgcaatttgtttttctgAAAGATATAATCTATAAAGGGTCTTAAAGTTTTTTTGGTCTTTTGAATTTGGTATGGTTTGGTTTGCTTTACAGTTTCTTTTGATGAACACAAATTTGTCTTCAAGTCATCCCTGGCTCCATCACAGAAGTCTATGAGTTCTGCATTTAAATCTGTTGGTTGCCATTGTTATTGAGTTAAATAGCTATGCATGTCTGTTTGCCTGTGTGCAATGTAGATTTGTGTATGCATATGAAAACCTTGATATGGATCAAGTTGTTCAAGAAATTTCACAGAAGTAATGCAAGAGTACAACCCAAAGTAAACAAGAAATTTTTCACAATAGGTCTCCTAGGACTAGAAGGATAGAAAAGCTTGACTTTATGTTTTGTTAACCTTGGTGGTTGTGGACACATTTATGGTATCACTAGGGTGGTTTAACTATCGAACTTTTTGCTATTGCTGTATCATTTATGGTTTATGGAGCTGAATTAAGATTATAGCTGAAAGGTCCAAAAGGACACTGTAAAATTGCAAACAGAAAGGGTTGAGGAAGTTGAAATGGGCGACCAACCACCCAACAACTCCCTCTGAAGAGACAATCACACTCATCTAAGACCGTATATATTAATGTAAGAACTTGTCTGGTTTCAGATGAAGCTTTTTATAAGAGTGTCTTTTGTACTTCTGCCAAATTTTAAGGTCAGGAAGAACATGGAACATCTCCAGTTAGTCAATAGTACGTATATTCTGGAAGTATCAATAGGCTGACTTGGTAGCTTTTCCACACCTGATTATCAGTCTGCAAGAGAAACAAGTTTGGTATTTTGTAAAGCTAGAACTAGAATTATGTGTTCATATTGGAAAACGAGCAAAATGATGGGAGAAATCTTATGCTTGTGgataaaaatttcatgtttaTAAATTGTCATTGCTTTAGTGTATGCTTATCTATCCTCTTCTGGTTTCTTCTAAAATTCTCTTGATATTATCATATCGATTCCATGAACCTAGCAATGTTTGTCTGCACCAGATAGTCTTTAGTAGTCATCTGAGTTTACACCCTAAGGTGGTTTCCCTGTGTGTTATGGtcttataatttcctttctgAATTCTTAGGACCTTAACCAAACTTTGACAGGGAAAGCTTTGACAGCCCAAAGTTGCAGCAACTTCGACAGTAAAGTTTAGGGGTGTTGGAAGTTGGTAAGTTTAACAACTGCTTTGATAAGTTGCTTTGCAaatctattaagaatatagtTTCCAAATTTTACTGTTATAGCAGTTAACACATACCTCCTCTTGTGACAACAGCTCAGTAGCCACAGTCTTGAGGAAATCtggtttatttgattaatttagtCAAGGATCATGCACGATTTCTTGCAGAAGACAAGGTTCACAAAAGCATCATTGTTTAGTTAGTGTGCAGTTACATCACAGTTTGCTCAAGACATCACTTATGCATGGTAACATTTTGGTTAATTTGCAAAATTCTATAAAATTCTGGCTATTAATGACTTTGTTGACTTGGTTTCTCTACCCTCGTTCTTTTTCTAAGAACACTGAGTTAGGCTCTGTCTCATTTGTTCTAATAGCAAACATGCACATTAATTAAAGTTAATTGTTTTTCAGGTCTACTTTATAAACGATACACAGGAGGAACCAAAAGTTCACAATTGAGCTCTAAAGAACTGTTTTTTAGCATCTGATCAGGAATTTAAGGCTGAATCACCATGCAAAACACTCTGGAAGACTTGACATCTCAAATGTAACTGCATGTCAATGTTTTTGAAGCAATGGCAAACAGTAATTCTGAGACTGAATGTACAGGAAGCAGATATTCTGTGTCTTTGGTTCTTttgcacatttttttttttaatttgtttgagtGAGTGGTTttgcttttgtctttttcatcCTTTGCAGCCAAGCAACGGGCAGTATTGGTCGAATGGTTGAATAGTATTCTTCCCAATCTAAGTTTGCCAATAAATGCTTCAGATGAAGAATTGAGAGCTAACTTGGTTGACGGCGCCGTTCTATGTAAAATATTGAACAGGGTTAGACCTGGTTCTGTAAATGAGGTTGTTCaactcatttcttttttttaggtTCTTTTGATCACATCTTATTATgagtttattgattttttatgttGTGGATTAATTTGCATTTTTTCTCTAGGAAGGTTATCCTGAAAATTCTTCAGTGCTGCGGTCAGAAAATGTTACAAGGTTTCTGACAGCAGTGGATGAGCTAGGAATACCCAGATTTGAGGTATCAGACCTAGAAAAGGTATCCATTATTCAAATGAACTTTTTCTATAACTACTATTTAAATGAACTTTTGATTGCTTAGCCATATGGAAATATCAAATTCTAAATTCAGGAATCCATTTAATTGAAAGAGTTGAATGAATAAGTTTAACCTATGTAATCAAAGCTTATATTGGTGCTACACAGGTATTTACATGCACTGCTTTTCGTGTGTATTCTTGACATTACccttttcatttattatttttggttatctgCTTCCTTGTTTATTAACCTGGCAGAATTTTAATGTTATTCTATGATCTTCCTCCCGCCCTCCCTCTCTCTGCCTCCTTCCCCCTATATCCTTCAGGGATCTATGAAGGCTGTTGTTGACTGCCTTCTAAGACTAAAAGCACAATTTATGCCATCTGGATGTAACTTGTCCACCACTAGTACTATTACTAAACCTGGAAACATTCATGGGGATGCATCATCCCGAGGGCCTCTCACACCATTATCTGGAGAAAAAAGGTTGAAGGCTTCCTCAGAGTCAAAATTACAACGGGCCTTGCACACTCCTTTAATGTCAGGtagttctctctctctctctctctctctctgcatGTGCATATGTGTGCTTGTTAATGTTGCATCTGTGATAGTTTACAAGTTTCAAGTGGTTTCAATGGTAAAAATACTATGGCAGCAGTgaagtaatgaatgtctagaTTAGAGACAGTTCTGGTTAACTGGCTATATATTGCTTAAGCACAAGAATATACTAACAATGTCACACCTGCCTTATAAAATGTACTGCTAGCAGAAAGCATACACCTAACAGGTGCTGAGTTGACTTCTGATCTATTGAAACTGTATATATATCcatttatttcatatttagTTAACACAGatattattttggtttttcttgtagttttaaatcttatttctaGTTTATGTTTAGTACTTTTTGCGCCTTCTGCAGAACCATCAGCTGCAGGACTGCATCATGTTGGACACAAGTTCCATGAGGTGTTTCAGTTGAAACAAGGGCTGTATGCAGATCTCCCTGCAACAAAAATTTCAGAGATGATGAAATCAAACAGTTTAGATGTAACTTTTTAAcatttattatgtttttaCATTTCTTTTGGTTAGCCGTCTACATTTTTAATACGCAAAAAACTTGTTATTTATCATATGGTGTATGTTTAATGCATTTTCATATTTCCTGTATGCAGAATGCCCCTACTCAGTCACTTTTAAGTGTTGTGAATGGAATTCTGGATGAAAGTGTTGAAAGAAAGATTGGTGAAATTCCTCATGTATGGTATATGATGAAATATGGGCGtaaaatttaagtatttttatgTGCATGTGTGTGTCATTGCAAGTAGCTTTTGTTTACATATATGCATTTGTGTGCATATGCAATTATATGGATATTTTGGTACAAGAACATGAAGACATTACCTTTGTTGCTCAGCGTGTGGCATGTCTACTGAGAAAAGTTGTGCAGGAGATTGAACGGCGTATATCAACTCAAGCAGAGCACCTAAGAACTGTAAATACTATTCCAAATCTCTTGCTTTCTATACTTTCTTCTCAGTTTCTCTCTACTGATTTAATGTAGTTTGTGGCCTGCAGCAAAACAACCTTTTCAAGGCTCGCGAGGAGAAGTACCAGTCAAGAATCAGAGTACTCGAGGCCCTTGCATCTGGAGCTGGTGAAGAGACTAAGGTGCAGAAAATAATAAAgctaaaaaagagaaaagaataattaaaaggCATTTCCCAATTTAGTGTAGATGCTGACGGATACGTGTTTAATGAACTTTTTTGTTGCAGTATGTCACGAACCAGCTTCAGCAAATAAAGGTTCGAAGAAAACAGAACATTTCTTGCTGTTCAACAGTCTTGAACTGCTTGTGTTCGATTCTCTCACAGGCATCATTATTTAGCTGTTGTTTTACGCATTCTTTATCCAGTACTTATTGGAAATCTCtaattagtattattttgaaggaatttaatgaatttaccAATCATAATCTCCACTGTACCCAGTATGTGGAGGATCTTTCCTGCCTGCTATTTCTTGTTATGGACACTCTTTATCAGTTGGCTTTACAAagtaaatataatttaaaaaaaaaaaaaaaagttgcaAGCTGTTTGCTAGGTGTGAGAGTGGAAAGGGAGTGCACCTTTCACTTGCCAATGAAATTAATCTCATATAATACAGATACCTTCTACACTTTGGCTTTTCTCTCATGGGATGTTTTGCCTTTCTTGCAGACTGAGAACTCCAAAGTGCAAGAAAAACGGAAAGTTGAGGAGCAGGAGATAAAACAgttaatgaaagaaaatgataaaCACAATCTTGAAATCTCAGCACTGAAGCAAGAGTTAGAAATTGCCAAAAAGATGCATGAGCAGCACTGCTTTGAAGTGGAAGCAGGGGTTAAGGGTGCCAAAGCAGGACTTCAGATGAGGATAAAAGAGCTTGAGTGTCTCCTTGCTGATTCAAACAATAGGGTGAAAGAGCTCGAAGTAATTTCCGAGTCAAAATGCCAAAGATGGAACATGAAAGAGAACATCTACCAAAGCTTTATGGATTTTCAGTTTGGCGCAATGAAGGTATGtatagcttttttttttgggtctTTTTTAGCTCTGTATTTTGTTCTTCAAAACATCATTCATTTTACTAATTTGTGAAAGTATTCAGGAGCTAAGGGTCACTTCTCACTCCATCAAgcaagaaattttgaaaacacagAAGAGCTATTCTGAGGAATTTAATTACTTAGGTGGGTTTGTTGTATGAAAGTTTTGTCagcttgttttgttttgtaaaAGTTCTCataagaaaatcttttcttGTTCAGAAGTAAAGCTTAAAGCATTAGCAGATGCGGCCGAGAACTATCATGCAGTTCTTGCTGAAAACCGAAAGCTTTTTAATGAGCTTCAGGACCTGAAAGGTGCCCATTAGTAGCTTCTCTCTGTTGGGTTCTGTCATTTtgtttatcactttttgatttttttttttttttacaggaAACATTAGAGTTTATTGTCGAATAAGGCCATTTCTGCCTGGACAAACTGGAAAACAGACAATCATAGAAAATATTGGTGAAAATGGCCAGTTAGTTATTGCAAATCCCTCCAAGCCAGGGAAAGATGGCCAAAGATCATTCAAGTTTAATAAGGTCTTTGGTCCAGCTGCTACTCAAGGTTTTTATCTCTATCATTGTCAAATAATTATTGTTGGTTGAATAGTTCTTTGTTAGTTGATTGATACTCCTTGCAATATGAACTTGAATATGTTTTCAATGAGAAAGCATTGCAATGTCTAACTGGTAACATTCTTTAAAACAATGGCAGGGGAGGTATTTCAAGATATTCAACCATTTGTGCAATCAGTAGTTGATGGgtacaatgtatgtatatttgcTTATGGCCAAACAGGTTCAGGGAAAACCTACACAATGGTATGAATCCCTGTATTCTTAAGCTTCATGAAGTTgcttaaatatttttgaacaATCCCATTcaacattatttttaacatttcCAGACTGGTCCTAATGGAGCAACTGAAGAGGAATGGGGTGTTAATTATCGTGCTTTGAATTGTCTCTTCAAAATCTCTCAAAATAGAAGAAGCACCATTCTCTATGAAGTTGGGGTTCAAATGGTCGAAATATATAATGAACAAGTGCGCGATTTATTATCAAGTGGTGGTTCTCAAAAGAAATATCCTTTTTTAAACGAGATAGATGTGCTTCAATGATGGCAGTTGGTCAACCtgtttcaattatatatataaattgttgGCTTTTGAATGTATTCCGTTTCCAAGTGTATTTCAataaatgtttaaataaaatattcattatTTTGGTATAGTAATCTTTGTTTTCCTTAATCTGCACAAGCTTGGGATTACAACTATCTCTCAACCTAATGGGTTAGCTGTACCTGATGCTACCATGCTCCCTGTTATATCAACCTCTGATGTATTGGATTTAATGAATATTGGACTCAAGAATAGAGCTGTTGGTGCTACTGCTCTAAATGAAAGAAGTAGTCGCTCTCACAGGTTCGCATATCTTATATTTGAAATCATATCTTTAGTTTTCCGTGGTGACTTATGATTTAGATTTGTGGCTACAGCATTGTGACAATTCATGTTCGCGGGAAGGATTTGAAGGTTGGCACTACTTTATATGGTAATCTTCATTTGGTAGATCTAGCAGGAAGTGAAAGAGTCGATAGATCTGAGGTAACTGGAGATAGGCTTAAGGAAGCACAACATATAAACAAATCATTGTCTTCCCTTGGAGATGTAATTTTTGCTCTTGCACAAAAGAGTCCTCATGTGCCGTACAGAAATAGCAAGCTCACTCAAGTACTTCAGAGCTCTCTCGGTACTTATTTCATCTTATTCCTGAACCATCAGAAATCACCTTCAGGTTTTAGagtatgaaaattttgttttatttgctTGGAGGACACTGATGTTGTTGTTTATCTGAAATGTATTGCTTCGTAAACACATTCACTAGATCTTCATCTATATGGTTTTATACACTCCAGGTGGTCAAGCAAAGACCCTTATGTTTGTGCAGCTCAATCCTGATGCCACTTCCTTTTCTGAAAGTATGAGTACTTTGAAGTTTGCTGAACGGGTCTCTGGAGTTGAGCTAGGTGCTGCACGAAGTAGCAAAGAGGGGAAGGATGTTAGGGAACTAATGGAGCAGGTCagttcctttgttttttttttttttattgatgttGCATTTTTTCTCATATGGAGTTACTATTTTTAATATGTTAGGGAACAAACTTTTGTAGTTTGTTCTGAAGATCAATAGGTATGTGAACCAATATCTCCTACGACTGCTAATAAGAATTTCAGCGAGCTGTAGAGTCTCTAGATATATTTTCCATGGATCTtccaagaaaaacaaaaactattatactaaagaaactttttgtgGTTGTCTTGAATTGGTTTATCAGAAGTAGCATGACGATGATGAagatctttaaattttatcctGCTTAGAATAAGTgttgtttttttcttaatatacCAGCAGAGTTTACTACATCAGTTATGATTGGTATGCTtagaaaaaagttaattaaaaataacacTAGTTTCTTAAATCCTCGTGGAATTTCAGAAACTATTCTGACATATATTAGGAGGGTCAGAGACATTGGGCTTTGGCTGGAGAAGATGAGGGCCAATGACAAGGAAGAGGCCAGAGTGACAGATCAGTTAGTGAATGATGCAATACTGTTAGATCTATGAATG
This window encodes:
- the LOC18604123 gene encoding kinesin-4 isoform X1 — translated: MANSNSETESKQRAVLVEWLNSILPNLSLPINASDEELRANLVDGAVLCKILNRVRPGSVNEEGYPENSSVLRSENVTRFLTAVDELGIPRFEVSDLEKGSMKAVVDCLLRLKAQFMPSGCNLSTTSTITKPGNIHGDASSRGPLTPLSGEKRLKASSESKLQRALHTPLMSEPSAAGLHHVGHKFHEVFQLKQGLYADLPATKISEMMKSNSLDNAPTQSLLSVVNGILDESVERKIGEIPHRVACLLRKVVQEIERRISTQAEHLRTQNNLFKAREEKYQSRIRVLEALASGAGEETKYVTNQLQQIKTENSKVQEKRKVEEQEIKQLMKENDKHNLEISALKQELEIAKKMHEQHCFEVEAGVKGAKAGLQMRIKELECLLADSNNRVKELEVISESKCQRWNMKENIYQSFMDFQFGAMKELRVTSHSIKQEILKTQKSYSEEFNYLEVKLKALADAAENYHAVLAENRKLFNELQDLKGNIRVYCRIRPFLPGQTGKQTIIENIGENGQLVIANPSKPGKDGQRSFKFNKVFGPAATQGEVFQDIQPFVQSVVDGYNVCIFAYGQTGSGKTYTMTGPNGATEEEWGVNYRALNCLFKISQNRRSTILYEVGVQMVEIYNEQVRDLLSSGGSQKKLGITTISQPNGLAVPDATMLPVISTSDVLDLMNIGLKNRAVGATALNERSSRSHSIVTIHVRGKDLKVGTTLYGNLHLVDLAGSERVDRSEVTGDRLKEAQHINKSLSSLGDVIFALAQKSPHVPYRNSKLTQVLQSSLGGQAKTLMFVQLNPDATSFSESMSTLKFAERVSGVELGAARSSKEGKDVRELMEQMACLKDTIAKKDEEIERLQLLKDLKNGYPSINGEQHGTSSLSDKHFEADYQQSTDDEKFTEISDGSLSMGTETDDSAEYSLSPEGMNLGKTKVATRTRLQQKLAQGLTASRTDSSRVSTSIKKSVSSTSLKPSPRRWQ
- the LOC18604123 gene encoding kinesin-4 isoform X2 codes for the protein MANSNSETESKQRAVLVEWLNSILPNLSLPINASDEELRANLVDGAVLCKILNRVRPGSVNEEGYPENSSVLRSENVTRFLTAVDELGIPRFEVSDLEKGSMKAVVDCLLRLKAQFMPSGCNLSTTSTITKPGNIHGDASSRGPLTPLSGEKRLKASSESKLQRALHTPLMSEPSAAGLHHVGHKFHEVFQLKQGLYADLPATKISEMMKSNSLDNAPTQSLLSVVNGILDESVERKIGEIPHRVACLLRKVVQEIERRISTQAEHLRTQNNLFKAREEKYQSRIRVLEALASGAGEETKYVTNQLQQIKVRRKQNISCCSTVLNCLCSILSQTENSKVQEKRKVEEQEIKQLMKENDKHNLEISALKQELEIAKKMHEQHCFEVEAGVKGAKAGLQMRIKELECLLADSNNRVKELEVISESKCQRWNMKENIYQSFMDFQFGAMKELRVTSHSIKQEILKTQKSYSEEFNYLEVKLKALADAAENYHAVLAENRKLFNELQDLKGNIRVYCRIRPFLPGQTGKQTIIENIGENGQLVIANPSKPGKDGQRSFKFNKVFGPAATQGEVFQDIQPFVQSVVDGYNVCIFAYGQTGSGKTYTMTGPNGATEEEWGVNYRALNCLFKISQNRRSTILYEVGVQMVEIYNEQVRDLLSSGGSQKKLGITTISQPNGLAVPDATMLPVISTSDVLDLMNIGLKNRAVGATALNERSSRSHSIVTIHVRGKDLKVGTTLYGNLHLVDLAGSERVDRSEVTGDRLKEAQHINKSLSSLGDVIFALAQKSPHVPYRNSKLTQVLQSSLGGQAKTLMFVQLNPDATSFSESMSTLKFAERVSGVELGAARSSKEGKDVRELMEQMACLKDTIAKKDEEIERLQLLKDLKNGYPSINGEQHGTSSLRN
- the LOC18604123 gene encoding kinesin-4 isoform X3; the protein is MANSNSETESKQRAVLVEWLNSILPNLSLPINASDEELRANLVDGAVLCKILNRVRPGSVNEEGYPENSSVLRSENVTRFLTAVDELGIPRFEVSDLEKGSMKAVVDCLLRLKAQFMPSGCNLSTTSTITKPGNIHGDASSRGPLTPLSGEKRLKASSESKLQRALHTPLMSEPSAAGLHHVGHKFHEVFQLKQGLYADLPATKISEMMKSNSLDNAPTQSLLSVVNGILDESVERKIGEIPHRVACLLRKVVQEIERRISTQAEHLRTQNNLFKAREEKYQSRIRVLEALASGAGEETKYVTNQLQQIKVRRKQNISCCSTVLNCLCSILSQTENSKVQEKRKVEEQEIKQLMKENDKHNLEISALKQELEIAKKMHEQHCFEVEAGVKGAKAGLQMRIKELECLLADSNNRVKELEVISESKCQRWNMKENIYQSFMDFQFGAMKELRVTSHSIKQEILKTQKSYSEEFNYLEVKLKALADAAENYHAVLAENRKLFNELQDLKGNIRVYCRIRPFLPGQTGKQTIIENIGENGQLVIANPSKPGKDGQRSFKFNKVFGPAATQGEVFQDIQPFVQSVVDGYNVCIFAYGQTGSGKTYTMTGPNGATEEEWGVNYRALNCLFKISQNRRSTILYEVGVQMVEIYNEQVRDLLSSGGSQKKLGITTISQPNGLAVPDATMLPVISTSDVLDLMNIGLKNRAVGATALNERSSRSHSIVTIHVRGKDLKVGTTLYGNLHLVDLAGSERVDRSEVTGDRLKEAQHINKSLSSLGDVIFALAQKSPHVPYRNSKLTQVLQSSLGGQAKTLMFVQLNPDATSFSESMSTLKFAERVSGVELGAARSSKEGKDVRELMEQMACLKDTIAKKDEEIERLQLLKDLKNGYPSINGGKA
- the LOC18604123 gene encoding kinesin-4 isoform X4; the encoded protein is MANSNSETESKQRAVLVEWLNSILPNLSLPINASDEELRANLVDGAVLCKILNRVRPGSVNEEGYPENSSVLRSENVTRFLTAVDELGIPRFEVSDLEKGSMKAVVDCLLRLKAQFMPSGCNLSTTSTITKPGNIHGDASSRGPLTPLSGEKRLKASSESKLQRALHTPLMSEPSAAGLHHVGHKFHEVFQLKQGLYADLPATKISEMMKSNSLDNAPTQSLLSVVNGILDESVERKIGEIPHRVACLLRKVVQEIERRISTQAEHLRTQNNLFKAREEKYQSRIRVLEALASGAGEETKYVTNQLQQIKVRRKQNISCCSTVLNCLCSILSQTENSKVQEKRKVEEQEIKQLMKENDKHNLEISALKQELEIAKKMHEQHCFEVEAGVKGAKAGLQMRIKELECLLADSNNRVKELEVISESKCQRWNMKENIYQSFMDFQFGAMKELRVTSHSIKQEILKTQKSYSEEFNYLEVKLKALADAAENYHAVLAENRKLFNELQDLKGNIRVYCRIRPFLPGQTGKQTIIENIGENGQLVIANPSKPGKDGQRSFKFNKVFGPAATQGEVFQDIQPFVQSVVDGYNVCIFAYGQTGSGKTYTMTGPNGATEEEWGVNYRALNCLFKISQNRRSTILYEVGVQMVEIYNEQVRDLLSSGGSQKKLGITTISQPNGLAVPDATMLPVISTSDVLDLMNIGLKNRAVGATALNERSSRSHSIVTIHVRGKDLKVGTTLYGNLHLVDLAGSERVDRSEVTGDRLKEAQHINKSLSSLGDVIFALAQKSPHVPYRNSKLTQVLQSSLGGQAKTLMFVQLNPDATSFSESMSTLKFAERVSGVELGAARSSKEGKDVRELMEQKLF